One segment of Funiculus sociatus GB2-C1 DNA contains the following:
- a CDS encoding YceD family protein, giving the protein MKTIYIPGLTKAPERTEVIEIDEFLPELETLTPVRGQIKVTHQGNYLEVSAVAEAITTLTCHRCLQQYNHRLALNTSEMIWLDEAAEKPDSGPLERETPLEDLVEMLSPYGDFHPDVWLYEQLCLAIPPRNLCDKNCSGIQAGDKNASETASDRRWEALEALKRQLPK; this is encoded by the coding sequence ATGAAGACGATTTATATTCCGGGATTGACAAAAGCGCCAGAGCGCACCGAAGTAATAGAAATTGATGAGTTTTTACCGGAACTGGAAACCTTAACCCCAGTGCGCGGCCAGATAAAAGTTACCCATCAAGGAAATTACCTTGAGGTTTCTGCTGTTGCAGAAGCAATTACCACGCTTACCTGCCACCGCTGCTTGCAACAGTATAACCACCGCCTAGCCCTTAATACCTCAGAAATGATTTGGCTAGATGAAGCGGCAGAAAAACCGGATAGCGGGCCTTTGGAAAGGGAGACACCGCTAGAAGATTTGGTGGAAATGCTGTCGCCATACGGTGATTTTCACCCCGACGTTTGGTTGTACGAACAGCTGTGTCTGGCAATTCCTCCCAGAAATCTCTGTGACAAAAACTGTTCGGGAATTCAAGCAGGCGATAAAAATGCCTCCGAAACGGCCTCAGATCGACGTTGGGAGGCTTTAGAAGCGCTCAAGAGACAACTGCCCAAATAG